The genomic window GCGTTTACTTTAGAAGAACGGTTTGAAGGTAAGTTGAGTGAGTACAAAGGAAATTTAACCCGTGCGGCAGTCGAATTAGCTAAAGAATGGCGTTCAGATCGGGCACTTCAAAAATTAGAAGCGTTGCTTATTGTGATGAATAAAGACGAGATGCTTATGGTCTCTGGTTCGGGTGAAGTTATCCAACCAGATGATGGTATTTTAGCGATTGGTTCTGGTGGGAATTTTGCTTTAGCCGCAGGAAGAGCCTTAAAAAAATATGGCAAAGATCTCACCGCTGCAGAAATTGCAAAAGAGAGTTTAACAGTAGCGGCTGATATTTGTGTTTACACGAACCATAATATTATTGTGGAAGAATTATAAGGACGTGATGATAGGATGAACACAGTAGAAAATATGACACCTAGAGAAATTGTGAGTGAATTAGATAAGTACATTATCGGTCAAAAAGAAGCTAAAAAATCAGTCGCAGTAGCTTTACGCAACAGGTACCGACGTTTACAATTAGACGAAGCAATGCGAAAAGAAATAACACCTAAGAATCTATTAATGATTGGGCCGACCGGAGTAGGTAAAACTGAAATTGCTAGACGCTTAGCTACGATTGTCAAAGCACCATTCATTAAAGTCGAAGCAACCAAATTTACAGAAGTTGGTTACATTGGACGGGATGTTGAATCAATGGTTCGTGACTTAGTGGAAGCTGCAATTGTCATTGTTGAAAAACAACAACATTCTAAGGTTTATCTTCAAGCTGAAAAGAATGCGGTTAATCGTTTAGTCAAGATTTTAGTGCCTGGTATAAAAAAAGAAAAGAAACAATCAAACGCATCCAATCCATTTGAATCGATGTTTCAAGGGATGAATTTAAATCAAGAAAAACCTGTTGAAGAGGAAGAAGAAGTCAACGAAACCATTACGCTTAATCGTGAATCAATCAAACAACAAATTCGAAACGGTCAATTGGATAACAGAGAAGTAACTATTGAAATAAAAGAGCATAAAAAAAGTATGAACTCGCCTATGAATGCAGGCTTAGAACAAATGGGCATTGATTTAAGTGAAACACTAGGTGCGTTACGTTCAAAAAACAAAGTTAAACGAGCCGTTACAGTTAAAGAAGCACTAGATATTTTGATTCAAGAAGAATCAGAAAAACTAGTTAATCAAGAAGATATTTATTCAAAAGCTATTCATTTAGCGCAAAACTCAGGTATTATTTTTATTGATGAGTTTGATAAGATTACCTCTAAAAGTAGCCAGTCTGGTGAGGTATCTAGAGAGGGTGTACAAAGAGACATTCTGCCAATCGTCGAAGGCTCACAAGTATCCACTAAATATGGTGCCATTCAAACAGATTACATCTTGTTTATCGCTTCAGGTGCCTTTCATATGTCTAAACCAAGCGACTTAATCCCTGAATTACAAGGACGTTTCCCAATCCGTGTCGAACTAGATGATTTAACAAAAGAAGATTTTGTCAAAATTTTAACAGAGCCTAATAATGCCTTAGTTAAACAGTACATCGCTATGATTGCGACAGATAATATTGATGTTACCTTTACATATGAGGCGATTGAAAGATTAGCTGATATTGCTTATCGTGTAAACCACGAAACGGATAATATCGGTGCTAGACGCTTGCATACTATTTTAGAAAAACTACTAGAAGATTTGTTGTTTGAGGCACCTGATATGCAGATGGGTGATATCACAATTACAAAAAGTTACGTTGACGAAAAGATTGCGCACATTGTTGAAGACAAAGATTTAAGTAGATATATATTATAATGACGCTAGTTACGTGGAGGAATAAGCCATGAGTGGATTGCTTCAAAAGATGCGTATGATTAATCAAATGCTCCAAAAAAAAGGTGGCGTAGTAAATACTCAGCTAGCTATAGAAGGGCAACTTCCTTTTAATGATATGGCTAGTATTTTAGCCGATGTTTTAAACGTAAATGCTTATTTAATTGATGAAACCGGAAATCTATTGGGTTTTAATGAAAAGCATGAAATTAATAACGAGCGTGTAAAAGAAATGTTGAAAGCAGAAAAATTTCCTTTTGACTATTCCTTGAGCATGCTCGAAATTAGCGAAACTCGTTCAAATATTGGTATAGAGAGTGATTATACTATTTTCCCAATTGAAACAAGAGATTTATTTATCAACGGTTTAACAACCATTATTCCTATTTACGCAGCAGGTGAGCGGTTAGGAACGCTAATTCTAGCCCGTCTTTCGCCAGAATTTGATGATAATGATTTGATTTTAGGAGAACACGCTTCTACGGTAGTCGGTATCGAAATTTTATTTAAAAAGTCTACTCAAATAGAAGAGGAAACAAGAAATAGTGCGATAGTTCAAATCGCTCTCAAAACATTATCCTACAGTGAAATGAAGGCTGTCAAAGCTATTTTTGAAGAGCTTAATGGAACAGAAGGACGTTTAACGACCTCTATCATTGCAGACAAAATTGGTATCACACGTTCTGTTATTGTTAATGCATTGAGAAAATTAGAATCAGGTGGTATTATCGAGACTAAGTCTCTTGGGATGAAAGGGACTTACATTCGTATTTACAATAAAAAATTTAAAAGTGCTTTAGATAGAGAAACGTTTTATTAAAACACTTAAGATGATAAGGGAGTTGGGAGCTTTGATTAAACTAGAAAACCAGTTTATAACGGTTGAGATTTTAGAAAAAGGTGCAGAACAAACCAGTTTAATAAACAAACAGACCGGCATTGACTATCTTTGGCAAGGAGATTCAGCTTATTGGAATAGACAGGCTCCTGTTTTGTTTCCTTTTGTTGGACGTCTGAAGGATAATCAATACCAATACAACAATAAAACTTATAGCATGAATCAACATGGTTTTGCTAGAGATCGTATTTTTGAGGTAACCAATCAGAATGAAACAGCTGTAACGTTGTCTCTTTTATCCGACGAAGAATCCAAGGAAATCTATCCCTTTGATTTTTGTTTAAAGATTACTTACCAACTAGAGGAAGCTTCTGTTAAAGTTAGCTACCAAGTTGAAAATATCAATGCCGATGAACCGATGTACTTCTCTATCGGAGGGCATCCTGGTTTTAATATGCCCTTGACTGATGAGACAAGTTTTGAAGATTATTATTTAAGCTTTTCACCAAAGCGTTCAAGGACACTTATCCCGTTAAAAGGGGCCTACATTGATTATGAAAACCGAACTTTAGGGCAAACAAATACGGATATTGCGTTAAGATGGCGCCATTTTGATGAAGACGCGCTTATCTATGAAACAAAGAATAAAAATGTTTTTTCTATTCTTTCAGATAAAACAACACATGGTATTTCTGTTAGCTTTACAGATTTTCCATATGTCGGAATTTGGTCTCCCGCAAAACTGAAAGCTCCTTTAGTTTGTATTGAGCCTTGGTATGGCATTGCAGACACAAGTGATGCTAGTGGACGCTTAGAAGATAAGTTAGGAATTCAATTCTTAAAACCTAGCGAACAATTTAACTGCGAGTATACTATTACTATTTTTTAATCTAAAAAAAGTCTGACAGATTATCCTGTCAGACTTTTAATTTGTTCTTTGCTTCTAGTGTTGCTACGAATCCTTTTTAGTTTTTTTGTATCCGTATCCAAATGGAACTTTGCTTTCTGTCCCAAGTCGAATTCGTTTGATGTTATCTTTGTGTCGATAGATAATAAAAACAGCTAAAATTCCAGCTATCGTTGTTAACACCCAATCATTCGTTACCAGACTAGAAGGAAGGATAATTAATAAGCCGAGAATACTTGAGAAGCTTACCATCCTTGAAAAATAGAGAATCACTAAAAATAAAACTACACAGAAAATAAAAAACGGCGGATTATAGGCTAATAAGACTCCAGCACTAGTCGCGACTGCTTTTCCACCTTTGAATTGAGCGAAAATTGGAAAGGTATGCCCAATTATCGCACCAAGCCCTACAACCATGGGGTTCAATTCGGAATTCAGAAAATAAGGAAGACTGCCTGCGAGTGTGCCTTTTAAAACGTCAGCCAATAAGACCATAACACCAGCTTTAAAACCTAAAATACGAAACGTATTTGTTGTTCCTGAATTGCCACTACCAAAATCTCGAATATCTTTTCCATACATCTTTTTACCAATCCATACGCCAGATGGAATTGAACCAAGCAAATAGGCTACACCAAACATAAAGATAATTTTTACCACTTTATTCACTCCTAACTTAGCAAATTAATTGCCAGTACGCTGTATTTTACCATTTTTTTTATTCTAAGGCTAGTGAAAGTAGAGCAGAACGATTATTAAAAATAGGTTAGATTTAAGTTTAAATACAAGCTTATAAAAAGGGTTTATCGATTTATTGCTTGCTTTTAAGGAATGGAACTAGTTTAATAGGAAGGCAGAGTTTAATCATTTAAAAACCGAACGTACTTTCGTTTTTTTTACCGAATAAACAATTTTTACTTTTCAATCACATAGAGTTAGAGTATTATTAAATAGATACTTAAAGGATCAAACGGATGTATACGAAGTGAAAAACCTAATTCAATAGCTAAAAACAGATACGGTTTCGTTGAAGGATTATGGAGTTTAACACTAAGTATCACGTAATAAGGAGTTTTTTAAATGCCAAAAAAAATAAAAACAGCGTATGATGATACATCCATTCAAGTCTTAGAAGGATTAGAAGCAGTACGCAAAAGACCTGGTATGTATATTGGCTCTACTGACACGAGAGGCTTACATCATTTAGTCTATGAAATTGTTGACAACTCAGTCGATGAAGCTTTATCAGGCTATGGCGATGACATTAAAGTTACTTTGCATAAAGACAATAGCATTAGCGTAAAAGACAATGGCCGTGGGATGCCGACGGGAATGCACGCATCAGGGATGCCGACTGTTCAAGTTATCTTCACTATTTTACATGCAGGCGGTAAATTTGGTCAAGAAGGTGGCTACAAAACATCTGGTGGTCTTCATGGTGTAGGAGCTAGTGTCGTTAACGCTCTTTCTGAATGGCTAACGGTCACCATTGTTCGTGATGGTGTTGAGTACCAGCAAAAATTTATCAATGGAGGAAAACCCTCTGGGACTTTAAATAATAAAAAGAGCACTCGTCAAAAAAACGGCACAACGGTTCATTTTAAACCAGATACATCTATTTTTTCAACGATTAAATACTCGTATGATGTGTTATCAGAACGGTTAAGAGAGTCAGCCTTTTTATTAAAAAATCTACGCATCGAGCTAATTGATGAAAGAAACGATTGCTCTGATATTTTTCATTATGAAGAAGGCATTAAAGAGTTTATTGCCTACTTAAATGAAGACAAAGATACGCTAACTCCCATTGCCTATTTTTCAGGAGAAAGCAATCAAATTGAAGTAGAATTTTCATTTCAATACAATGATGGCTAC from Carnobacterium iners includes these protein-coding regions:
- the hslV gene encoding ATP-dependent protease subunit HslV; amino-acid sequence: MTTFHATTIFAIQHNGTCAMSGDGQVTMGESVIMKGTARKVRRIYHDEVLVGFAGSVADAFTLEERFEGKLSEYKGNLTRAAVELAKEWRSDRALQKLEALLIVMNKDEMLMVSGSGEVIQPDDGILAIGSGGNFALAAGRALKKYGKDLTAAEIAKESLTVAADICVYTNHNIIVEEL
- the hslU gene encoding ATP-dependent protease ATPase subunit HslU; translated protein: MNTVENMTPREIVSELDKYIIGQKEAKKSVAVALRNRYRRLQLDEAMRKEITPKNLLMIGPTGVGKTEIARRLATIVKAPFIKVEATKFTEVGYIGRDVESMVRDLVEAAIVIVEKQQHSKVYLQAEKNAVNRLVKILVPGIKKEKKQSNASNPFESMFQGMNLNQEKPVEEEEEVNETITLNRESIKQQIRNGQLDNREVTIEIKEHKKSMNSPMNAGLEQMGIDLSETLGALRSKNKVKRAVTVKEALDILIQEESEKLVNQEDIYSKAIHLAQNSGIIFIDEFDKITSKSSQSGEVSREGVQRDILPIVEGSQVSTKYGAIQTDYILFIASGAFHMSKPSDLIPELQGRFPIRVELDDLTKEDFVKILTEPNNALVKQYIAMIATDNIDVTFTYEAIERLADIAYRVNHETDNIGARRLHTILEKLLEDLLFEAPDMQMGDITITKSYVDEKIAHIVEDKDLSRYIL
- the codY gene encoding GTP-sensing pleiotropic transcriptional regulator CodY, which codes for MSGLLQKMRMINQMLQKKGGVVNTQLAIEGQLPFNDMASILADVLNVNAYLIDETGNLLGFNEKHEINNERVKEMLKAEKFPFDYSLSMLEISETRSNIGIESDYTIFPIETRDLFINGLTTIIPIYAAGERLGTLILARLSPEFDDNDLILGEHASTVVGIEILFKKSTQIEEETRNSAIVQIALKTLSYSEMKAVKAIFEELNGTEGRLTTSIIADKIGITRSVIVNALRKLESGGIIETKSLGMKGTYIRIYNKKFKSALDRETFY
- a CDS encoding aldose 1-epimerase family protein produces the protein MIKLENQFITVEILEKGAEQTSLINKQTGIDYLWQGDSAYWNRQAPVLFPFVGRLKDNQYQYNNKTYSMNQHGFARDRIFEVTNQNETAVTLSLLSDEESKEIYPFDFCLKITYQLEEASVKVSYQVENINADEPMYFSIGGHPGFNMPLTDETSFEDYYLSFSPKRSRTLIPLKGAYIDYENRTLGQTNTDIALRWRHFDEDALIYETKNKNVFSILSDKTTHGISVSFTDFPYVGIWSPAKLKAPLVCIEPWYGIADTSDASGRLEDKLGIQFLKPSEQFNCEYTITIF
- the plsY gene encoding glycerol-3-phosphate 1-O-acyltransferase PlsY, with product MVKIIFMFGVAYLLGSIPSGVWIGKKMYGKDIRDFGSGNSGTTNTFRILGFKAGVMVLLADVLKGTLAGSLPYFLNSELNPMVVGLGAIIGHTFPIFAQFKGGKAVATSAGVLLAYNPPFFIFCVVLFLVILYFSRMVSFSSILGLLIILPSSLVTNDWVLTTIAGILAVFIIYRHKDNIKRIRLGTESKVPFGYGYKKTKKDS